Proteins encoded together in one Chitinophaga varians window:
- a CDS encoding cupin-like domain-containing protein: MIINNIDRVDDITPEEFRKNYYLPRKPVVISAAGLSKQSPAYSKWTWDYFKSIVGDKQVGVYNNERAGANTLVNGADDYITFGEYIDMVKKGPVQLRIFLFNIFQHAPQLVQDVVWPDQYAKGFLKKYPMLFVGGAGSVAHMHYDIDMSHIFHTQFIGRKRVLLLENNQSPYIYRMPFTVESAASFVNWHEKLDEEHFPALAHAKGLTTILNHGDTLFMPGGYWHHMEYMDGGFAMSLRALDDLAGKLNGLYHIVGLRGINNLMIKLAPQWWYHKKRELARQRADRTMAQLAI; the protein is encoded by the coding sequence ATGATCATAAACAACATAGACCGAGTTGACGACATTACACCTGAGGAGTTTCGCAAAAATTATTACTTACCCCGTAAACCCGTTGTCATCTCAGCAGCAGGGCTGAGTAAACAATCACCTGCCTACAGCAAATGGACCTGGGACTACTTTAAGAGTATCGTCGGGGACAAGCAGGTGGGCGTTTACAATAATGAACGTGCCGGAGCCAATACACTGGTGAACGGAGCGGATGACTATATTACCTTCGGAGAATATATTGATATGGTTAAAAAAGGCCCGGTACAACTGCGGATATTCCTGTTCAATATTTTCCAACACGCCCCCCAGCTGGTACAGGATGTTGTTTGGCCTGACCAGTACGCTAAAGGTTTCCTGAAAAAATACCCGATGTTGTTCGTCGGCGGCGCCGGATCAGTGGCACATATGCACTATGATATCGACATGTCGCATATCTTCCACACTCAGTTCATTGGCCGTAAGCGGGTATTGCTGCTGGAAAACAACCAGTCCCCCTACATTTACCGCATGCCTTTTACGGTGGAAAGTGCTGCTTCGTTTGTCAACTGGCACGAAAAGCTGGACGAGGAACATTTTCCTGCGTTGGCCCACGCGAAAGGACTGACAACGATCCTTAACCACGGGGATACCCTCTTTATGCCTGGTGGCTACTGGCATCACATGGAGTACATGGACGGAGGTTTTGCGATGAGCCTCCGGGCACTGGACGACCTGGCAGGCAAGCTAAACGGGCTATATCATATAGTCGGTCTCCGGGGCATCAATAACCTGATGATCAAACTGGCGCCGCAGTGGTGGTATCACAAGAAACGTGAACTGGCCCGCCAGCGTGCTGATAGGACCATGGCCCAGCTAGCTATTTAA
- the ftsY gene encoding signal recognition particle-docking protein FtsY, whose translation MSFFNKLFSREKKESLDQGLQKTKESFLSKIGRAIAGKSTVDTEVLDNLEEALVSADVGVDTTVKIIDRIEQRVAKDKYLGTSELNRLLKEEIAAILVDAPDSGFREFDVPAGKKPYVIMVVGVNGVGKTTTIGKLAYNFKKAGKSVLLGAADTFRAAAVDQLTIWSERADVPIVKQQMGSDPGAVAFDTVQSGAARDVDVIIVDTAGRLHNKAHLMEELGKIKRVMKKVIPDAPHEVLLVLDGSTGQNAVEQARQFTAATEVTALAITKLDGTAKGGVVLAIANQFKIPVKYIGIGEKMEDLQVFDKEAFVETLFSIND comes from the coding sequence ATGAGCTTTTTCAACAAACTATTTTCCAGGGAAAAGAAGGAAAGCCTTGATCAGGGGTTACAAAAAACCAAAGAAAGCTTTCTCAGTAAGATAGGACGTGCTATCGCCGGTAAGTCGACCGTAGACACCGAAGTACTGGACAACCTGGAAGAAGCCCTGGTTTCTGCCGATGTGGGCGTTGATACAACGGTTAAAATCATTGACAGGATCGAACAAAGGGTAGCTAAGGATAAATATCTGGGAACCAGTGAATTAAACAGATTACTGAAGGAGGAAATTGCAGCTATCCTCGTGGATGCGCCCGATAGCGGCTTCCGTGAGTTTGATGTGCCCGCCGGTAAAAAGCCTTATGTCATCATGGTCGTAGGAGTGAACGGCGTAGGGAAGACCACCACCATCGGTAAACTGGCCTATAATTTCAAGAAAGCAGGTAAATCTGTACTGTTGGGCGCCGCTGATACTTTCCGCGCTGCCGCGGTAGACCAGCTGACCATCTGGAGCGAACGCGCAGATGTGCCCATCGTGAAACAACAAATGGGCTCCGACCCGGGAGCGGTGGCTTTTGATACGGTACAAAGCGGCGCCGCCCGTGATGTGGACGTGATCATTGTGGACACCGCCGGTCGTTTGCACAATAAAGCCCATCTGATGGAAGAGCTGGGAAAGATTAAGCGCGTGATGAAAAAAGTCATCCCCGACGCCCCCCATGAGGTGTTACTGGTGCTGGACGGTTCTACCGGGCAAAATGCCGTGGAACAGGCCCGTCAGTTCACCGCCGCTACAGAAGTGACCGCACTGGCAATCACCAAACTGGATGGCACCGCCAAGGGCGGGGTGGTACTGGCCATCGCCAACCAGTTTAAAATCCCGGTAAAATATATCGGTATCGGGGAAAAAATGGAAGATTTGCAAGTCTTTGATAAAGAAGCGTTTGTAGAAACGCTCTTTAGTATAAATGATTGA